The Frondihabitans australicus genome includes a region encoding these proteins:
- the pstC gene encoding phosphate ABC transporter permease subunit PstC yields MTASAESPARTDRRPKATVRLGDRVFSLSTVVAGTLILVVLAAVALFLIVQSIPALTAKVGTLPDQATNFWSYVGPLVFGTVWAAFLALLMATPLSIGIALFISHYAPRRISQVLGYIIDLLAAVPSVVFGLWGVLILAPFVQPFYNTLVNHVGWFPLFAGPVSGTGKTILTAAIVLAVMCIPIMTAVMREIFLQAPRLHEEAALALGATRWEMIRMAVLPFARSGIVSAIMLGLGRALGETLAIAIVLSPATVISFAVLGSQNPNTIAANIALQFAEAQGVGLNALIASGLVLFVITLLINMAARFIVNRRKAFSGAN; encoded by the coding sequence ATGACCGCATCCGCGGAATCCCCCGCCCGCACCGACCGCCGGCCCAAGGCCACGGTCCGGCTCGGCGACAGGGTCTTCTCCCTCTCGACAGTCGTCGCGGGAACCCTGATCCTGGTCGTCCTCGCGGCCGTGGCCCTGTTCCTCATCGTCCAGTCGATCCCGGCCCTCACGGCCAAGGTCGGCACCCTGCCCGACCAGGCGACGAACTTCTGGTCGTACGTCGGGCCCCTCGTCTTCGGCACCGTCTGGGCCGCGTTCCTCGCCCTCCTGATGGCGACGCCGCTCTCGATCGGCATCGCGCTCTTCATCTCGCACTACGCGCCGCGCCGGATCAGCCAGGTGCTCGGCTACATCATCGACCTGCTGGCCGCGGTGCCCTCGGTCGTGTTCGGCCTCTGGGGCGTCCTGATCCTGGCGCCGTTCGTCCAGCCCTTCTACAACACGCTGGTCAACCACGTCGGCTGGTTCCCGCTCTTCGCCGGCCCCGTCTCGGGCACCGGCAAGACGATCCTCACCGCCGCCATCGTGCTGGCCGTGATGTGCATCCCGATCATGACGGCCGTCATGCGCGAGATCTTCCTCCAGGCACCGCGCCTCCACGAGGAGGCCGCACTGGCCCTCGGCGCGACGCGCTGGGAGATGATCCGCATGGCGGTCCTGCCGTTCGCCCGCTCGGGCATCGTGTCGGCAATCATGCTCGGCCTCGGCCGCGCCCTCGGTGAGACCCTCGCCATCGCGATCGTGCTCTCGCCCGCCACCGTGATCAGCTTCGCGGTGCTCGGCAGCCAGAACCCCAACACGATCGCCGCGAACATCGCGCTCCAGTTCGCCGAGGCCCAGGGCGTCGGCCTGAACGCCCTCATCGCCTCCGGCCTCGTCCTCTTCGTCATCACGCTGCTGATCAACATGGCAGCACGCTTCATCGTCAACCGCCGCAAGGCCTTCTCGGGAGCCAACTGA
- the pstA gene encoding phosphate ABC transporter permease PstA, with translation MSVAVRNTRANTLTAGKLPKFAPWGLLAISWAIFVAVFLLLKASGSTKDFNIVGALFFGTILFDVLIVVISMVVEGGRKAKDRLVTSLVMSAFIVVLLPLVSLVYTVISRGVARFDVQYFTYSMRNVISVGGGALHAIVGTLEITAFATLISVPVGILTSIYLVEYGRGRLARAITFFVDVMTGIPSIVAGLFAYALFALIAGPAIRNGAMGSIALSVLMIPIVVRSSEEILKIVPNELREASYALGVPRWLTIVKIVLPTSFAGLATGVVLAISRVIGETAPLLLTTGFTTDMNYDLFSDRMMTLPVFVYTQYAQQGPDATPYLERAWTGALVLILIVMALNLIARIIGRFFAPRGR, from the coding sequence ATGTCGGTCGCCGTCCGCAACACCCGCGCCAACACGCTGACCGCCGGCAAGCTGCCGAAGTTCGCGCCCTGGGGCCTGCTCGCGATCAGCTGGGCCATCTTCGTCGCCGTCTTCCTCCTGCTCAAGGCATCGGGGTCGACGAAGGACTTCAACATCGTCGGCGCCCTCTTCTTCGGCACGATCCTGTTCGACGTCCTCATCGTCGTCATCTCGATGGTCGTCGAGGGGGGCCGCAAGGCGAAGGACCGCCTCGTCACGTCGCTCGTGATGTCGGCCTTCATCGTCGTGCTCCTGCCGCTCGTGTCGCTCGTCTACACGGTGATCTCGCGCGGTGTCGCCCGCTTCGACGTCCAGTACTTCACCTACTCGATGCGCAACGTCATCAGCGTGGGCGGCGGCGCCCTCCACGCGATCGTGGGCACACTCGAGATCACCGCGTTCGCGACCCTGATCAGCGTGCCGGTCGGCATCCTGACGTCGATCTACCTGGTCGAGTACGGCCGCGGCCGCCTCGCTCGCGCGATCACCTTCTTCGTCGACGTCATGACCGGCATCCCCTCGATCGTCGCCGGCCTCTTCGCCTACGCGCTCTTCGCCCTCATCGCGGGCCCCGCGATCCGCAACGGCGCCATGGGCTCCATCGCCCTGAGCGTGCTGATGATCCCCATCGTGGTGCGGTCGAGCGAGGAGATCCTCAAGATCGTGCCGAACGAGCTCCGCGAGGCGAGCTACGCGCTCGGCGTGCCCCGCTGGCTCACGATCGTCAAGATCGTGCTGCCGACGTCGTTCGCCGGCCTCGCCACCGGCGTCGTTCTCGCCATCTCGCGAGTCATCGGCGAGACCGCGCCGCTGCTGCTCACGACCGGCTTCACGACCGACATGAACTACGACCTCTTCAGCGACAGGATGATGACGCTCCCGGTCTTCGTGTACACGCAGTACGCGCAGCAGGGGCCCGACGCGACCCCGTACCTGGAGCGGGCCTGGACCGGCGCACTCGTGCTGATCCTGATCGTCATGGCCCTGAACCTGATCGCACGCATCATCGGCCGCTTCTTCGCCCCGCGCGGACGCTAG